The sequence GGTATTTTTGTTAGTTCGGAAAAAGATGCGGCCACGAGAATTTTTAAAGTACGAGTGGGCGATTTCAACTTACAAAAAGTAGATGATATCAATACTTTATCAAGACAATTTTATAGACATGAGATTACTTTCAAAAAACTCAAAAAAGAAGTGCAATTAGTCGATCATGAATCAAGAGACTTCTCTTGGTTGGTCAAATGTATCGGGGCAGGATTAGTTTCCATGCCACCAATGCTTTTGTTTAAAGCTACTTGGGGTGATTTGTTTATCGCCTTTTTCGTAGGTATCATTGGCTATTTGATTTCCCAATTTGTAGCACATCACAATAAAACTCCTTATATACCAGTAGCTTTAGGAAGTTTGGCAATCAGTTTTATCGCTAATGTTTTAGGTGATATCGGAATTGCTCATGACGCTAACTATATTATTATCAGTGCTTTGATGCCATTAGTTCCCGGAGTGCCAATGACTAACTCTCTACGAGAAATTATTGAACGAAATACAATTTCTGGATTGGTTCGAGCAACGGATGCAATTATGTCGGGTATTTCTATCGGTAGCGGTGTGATCGTCGGACAAATTTTAATGCACACAATTTGGGGAGGTTAATCATGGCAATGCAATTGATTTATGGCTTTATTTTTGGCTTTTTGTCTAGCGTTGGTTTCGGTATTATTACCAATAATCCACGGCGGACTCTTGTTCCTGCAGGAATTGTTGGAGCGTTGGCATGGATAGTTTATATTCTCGTTGAATCAATCAATCATGGTCTAATTATGTCCAACCTCTTGGGAGCAGTCGTGATTGGTCTGTTGGGAAATTTATGTGCTATTTTAGTGCGAGCACCAGTTAATATTTTTTACGTACCTTGTTTGGTTTCACTAGTTCCGGGGGCTATTTTGTATGATAGTATGAAGAATTTTACTTTGGGAAAAGACGCCTTGGCAGCCTATGGATTTGTGAAAGCTTTGACTGTGGGGATGTCTTTGGCAATTGGTTTTATCATTGCGGAAACGATTGCTAATAAAATTTATCCTCGCTTGAAACGGTATTTGTTAGAAAGAGAAAGTAAATAATTCCGGCTATTTATAAAAAAAGTCTTACGTTGTACTCTATTCATATATAGAAAGAAGTATATTGAGGGAATATATGAGAGAGACGTTATTTAAATTTAATCATCGGGCTATAAAGATAATTTTTTATATCTTCTTTACGGCTACGTTTATTTTCGCTTTGACATCGTCCAATTTGATTCTGGGGGATAATCCGATTACCAAAATTGGTACAACGGCTTTTACGACGATAGTGTTACTGATATTTGGAGCGTTATTTACTATTTGTTACGTCAATCATTCAGTCAGAGATTTTTTACTGTGGCTTTTAGTTGATCGAAGTTGGATTACAGCGACAGTTTGTTTTATAGTGGCGATTTTACTGCAAATTGGTTTCGTTTCATTGATTCACTATGGCGTTCACGATGATGTTGGAGCAGTTCATGCTGCTTTGACGAATACCAAAGACGTCAATATTATTGGTTATTTCAGCGTTAACCCTAATAACTTGGGATTATTGTTGTTACAGCACCAAATCGCTTTGATTTTTCACCATACATCATGGTTGTTCTTTGATTTTATGACCATTTTTATGGTGGATTTAGCAGCGCTGTTCAATATAGGCTCTGTCTTTGTGATAGACAAATCCAAAATTCCGATTCTTTTGTATCTTCAAGCTATGTGGATGGCACTTTTTCCCGCAATAGTTGTTCCATATACAGATACTTGGGTTTTGCCATTCGTGGCGTTTTATATTCTTTGTTATGTCATCGTTGCTCGATCAGATATGGGCAAAGCTTTGAAATTAATTTTTGCTATTTTAGGTGGTCTCACAGTTGGAGCAACGTATTTTATCAAACCATCTGGAATTGTGCCGATGATAGCAATCATAATTATTGAATTAGTTAGTTTGCTTAATAAAAACAAAAAACATTGGTTCTGGTTATTTTTAGTAACAAGTATTTTTGCTCTCAGTGTTGGTGGCAGTTACTACAAAATCAACCACATAATTGACAATCAGACGTATATTCATGTTAATACTTTCCGGGCTAAACCGATGATTCACTTCATCAATATGGGATTGTCTAAAACCGGTGGTTATAATGCTAAAGATTCATATAAGATGGTTATTTTGATCAATAAAAAAGACCGAATCGATTATTCAGTTAAATCCATCAAGAAACGTCTGCACAAAATGGGCTTTACCGGCTACATTAAATTTTTGATTGTAAAGCAAAAGAATAATACTTCTGATGGAACTTTTGGCTGGCTACGTGAAGGTATTTCGGCACCTAGTAAATACACTCCAGATAAGCATGGGTTCAAGGGAAAATTGGAGAACTTTGTACTATTGTATGGTAACAATGTTGGAGACTTCCGTTTCCTTACCCAGATTTTTTGGTGTATTTGGTTAGGATTGATTTTCTTCGCATGGAAAGATAATCGAAAAATCGTACAAATATTGCGATTGTCTTTAGTCGGTGGCTTTATTTTCTTGCTGATCTTTGAAGGTGGCAGAAGTCGTTATTTGATTCAATTTTTGCCAGTGTTCTTGATTTTGGCAACTTTGGAATGGAAAACTTCAATTCAGCAAATTAGACGATTGTTGAAGTGGAATCTTAATCCCGGTCCTAAGCATCGGAAAAATGTACTTTAGGTATTGTTTATGATGCATGCCGTCGTCCGTTCGGCCCTGAAAAACGCTGGAACGCTGCCGACACAACTTGAAACCAATCCCAAAATCGGGGATTGTTTCCAAGATTGGTCTTGTCCTAAGCGATAAATCGCTAAGGACAATTTGGCGGCTGAGCATTTTTCAGGACCTCGCTCCCGACTAGATAGTGATTTCTATCTTTATATAAATAACTTCAGAAAATTAATAGAAGATATTATTAGAATTGCAGTATATTGCTGTGGTTCTGGTAGTATCTTCTTTTTTTATGTAATGCTACAAAGAAATAGAGTAGTTATTCAGAAGGTATGTGTCTAATTCTATCCAAATAGAAATCGGACTCTAGTCGGGAGTAAAAGCCCCGTGATGGCTCAGCCGCCAGATTTTACTTAGCAACTTGTTGCTTAGTAAAAGGCCTAGTTTTGAGATTTTGCGTCTTTGGGGCCATGCAAAAGCTCAAAATAGTGCCGGCAGCGTTCCAGCCAATCACAGGGCTTTTGCGGACGACGGCATACTTAACCAAAACCAAAACTAAAATCAAAACTAAGAATCTTTTTCCTAAACTTGACCCACATCAATTTTTTAATCCCGCTTACCCTTTAGAATATGTCTTGTAAGTTAAGAGAGAGGTAAAGCGAAATGACAAAATTAAATATATGGATTTCGAAACATCAAAATAAGATGACCATATCAATCGCCGTATTGATTGCACTTAGTTTGATTTCAAGTTACTTGCTTCATTTTGAAACTATTGCCACAGTCTTCATGATTGTTGCTAGTATCATTGGGGCAATCCCAGTTGCATTGCACGCATTTACTGCTTTGCAAAATAAAGTCGTTAGTATTGAATTACTAGTTACGATTGCTGTTATAGGGGCTTTTATCATTGGAGAATTTGAAGAGTCAGCTGTTGTTACATTCTTATTCCTCTTTGGTAATTACCTCGAACAAAAAACTTTGGAGAAGACACGTTCTTCAGTTAAGAGTTTAACGAAAATGGCTCCTACAACTGCTGAATTGGTCAACGACGACGGTACTACTGAAACTGTTGACGTTGATGATTTGGACGAAGGAGATCACGTTTTAGTTAAACCAGGTGGCCAAATTCCTGTTGATGGAAAGATTATTGACGGAACTGGCTACATGAATGAAGCTTCAATTACAGGTGAATCAACACCCGTTCAAAAGAGTAATGGCGACAAGGTTTTCGCTGGTTCAATCGCCGACAACGGAACTATTACGATTGAAACAACTTCTGTCGGTGAAGATACTACTTTCGGTAAAATCATCGAATTAGTCGAAGAAGCTCAAGATAGTCAATCACCTGCCGCTCGTTTTATTGATAAATTTGCTACATATTACACACCTGCAGTTTTAATCATTGGTATTTTAGTTTGGATCTTTACTCAAAACTTCCCACTAGCTATCACTGTTTTAGTTTTAGGATGCCCTGGTGCTTTAGTTATCGGTGCTCCAGTTTCTAACGTTGCCGGAATTGGTAATGGTGCTAAGAATGGTATTTTGATGAAAGGTGGAAACGCCGTTAATACTTTCTCACACGTTGATACTCTAGTTCTTGATAAGACTGGTACTTTGACTACTGGGAAGATGTCCGTTACTGATATCGATAACTTTGGTAAAGATAAGAATGAAGATTTAGGTTTACTTTCAGCAGTTGAAAAAACTTCTGATCACCCATTGGGTCAAGCTATTGTTAAATATATTAATGGTTTAGGAATTACTAACACACCAAAATTACCTGAATTAGATACTGTTAAGGGCCAAGGATTAGTTGGTCAAAATGATGATTTCAAGATTTTGGTTGGTAATGAACGTTTGATGAAAGCTAACAATGTAAAGATTTCTGATGCACAAAGAAAAGCAATCGATAGTCGTATGAATGATGGAGATTCTGTTGTTTTGATGGCAATTGATCAAGAGTTACGTTTAGTCGTTGGTGTTAATGACCAATTGAGACCAGATGCTAGAGAGGGACTTCAAGCTCTTAAGGATGCTGGTTTGAAACGAGTAGTTATGTTGACAGGTGATAACAAAATTGCCGCTCAACGTGTTGCACAAAGACTTCCAATCGATGAAGTTCACGCTGAATTATTACCAGAAGACAAAGTTGAATTTGTTAAGAAGTTCCAAGAACAAGGTAGTACCGTGGCTTTCGTTGGTGATGGTATCAATGATTCACCTTCACTTGCTACTGCAGATATTGGTATTGGAATGGGTACTGGTACTGATGTTGCTATTGAAACATCTGATATTATCTTGATTAAATCAAGTTTTGATGCTTTAGCACATGCTTATACTTTATCCAAGAAGACCGTTGCTAATACTAAAGAAAATATCATTATCGCGGTTGGAACTGTTGCTTTACTATTATTAGGTTTGATCGTTGGCGTTATCCATATGGGTAGTGGAATGTTCGTTCACGAAATTAGTATTTTGGTAGTTATCTTCAACGCAATGAGATTAATTGGAAATAAATCTTCAAAACTTGATTCAAATCAAGTTGTTAGTCCAGCAAACTAATTAGAATAGTATTTGTAAGTTAAAGGAACAAAGATATTTGAAATACGGAGGAAATTAATTATGGCAAAAGTTATTTTACAATTAGGCGAATTGACATGCCCATCATGTATGACAAAGATTAGAAAAGCAGTTGAAAATCAAGATGGCGTTTCAAACGTTAAGGTCCTCTTCAATGCTGGTAAAGTTAGAGCCGATATTGATCAAAGTAAAGTTACCGGTGATGACCTATCAACTGTAATCACAGATTTAGGATACGAAGTTAAAAAAGTTAAAACTAAGGAGCTTGCATAATGACAGAATTAACAATCGATGAAAAGTTTGCGGCAGAACAAAAACAAGCAGATGCCGATCACCACAAACCAACAGCTGGGGCAATGACAGGACATATCGTTTCTAATCATTTCCTATTGAATATCAAGTTGCACCAAATCAAATGGTTCGTTAAAGGTGCCAACGCTGAAAACTACAAGGCTGTTTTGAATCAAACAATTGATGAAAACAATGCTTGGTATGATAAGATAGCCGATGAATTATTGGACGAGGGTGAATTACCTCCTTCAACTATGAAAGAATATTCTGAATACGCTATGATTGAAGAAGACGGTAAGAACAAGTATTTGAAGGCTGAAGATATGCTTCAAACTGTTGTTGATGACTTCACAACTGATAACATGTTCGTAACTCGTGCTATCAAGTTAGCTCAAAAAGAAGACCGTCCTTTCATGGAACAAGTATTGGTTCAATTGTTAGGTTTCAATAACCACCAAATCAGAATCTATCAAGCACTTCTTGGCAAGTCAGCTAAGGAAGGCTTTGAAGAAGAAGACGATGAGGACTTTGACTAAGGAGCGATAATTAATGGCAAAACTAGCGCATGACCACACAGCTGAGGATTGTGTTGAATTAGTTTCAATTTTTGATAATTTATCTAAAGATGATAAGAATACGATAGCAACTTTGGTGACACACCATCACTATAAGACCGGCGAGTATTTGTTCTCTGCTGGAGATGAAGCTGATTCATTGATCATCGTGGCTCATGGTCAGGCAAAAGTTTTCCAAATGGCTGCTAGTGGTAAGGAACAGATGTTAAGAATTTTGCAAACAGGTGATTTCGATGGCGAGGCAGCATTGTTCACTAACAGTGATCACAATAGCTTTGCTCAAGCCTTGATGAAGACTGATGTTTGTCAGATTTCTCGAGGAGATTTCCAAAGACTGATGAAAAAGACTCCCGAGATGGCTGTCAATATGGTCAATGCTTTAGGTAAAAGAATTGCTCAATTAGAGCAACAAACAACTGAAGTAACGACTGCCAGTGTTGAAAGTCGCTTAGCTAATTACTTACTAGAAACTAGTGCCGGCTTGGATCAAGAGGTATTTAAATTACCTCTCAAGAAAAAAGATATCGCAACTTATCTAGGAACGACCCCTGAAACTATTAGTCGTAAACTCACATCATTGACTAAACAGGGTATGATCGAAAAAATTAGTAATAATGAATTTAAAATCTTAGACGCTGATCGGTTAATGATGATCGATTGATTAAAAGCCAGCTGAAAAGCTGGCTTTTTGTGTTGCTTATTTTTACCCTGTATAGTACCTTTTAATTAGTATAGACCAATCTTTAATATGGGAATAAAAAGAGGTAAATATGCGTAAAATAATTTTCACATTAATGATTTTATTTGGCGTGGGGATGTCGTTTGAACCAACAGTTGTGTCAGCTGCGACGGACGATTTTAATATTAAAATTGATGGTAAATTTGCGGATTGGGATGATAAGCCAAAACACGATGTTTACTATGATTATGGTCCTGTGAAAGAGGCCTCTTTATTGGCTGATGATAAATATATTTATTATTATGTCAGTATGTCGAAGAGCCACAAGGATACTTATCCTTTTCAGACGATTGATTATCAATTAACAGTGGGCAATCGTCAACATACGATTTATATTAAGAATGCTTGGGATATTAAACCTAATAAGAATACTAAGGTTTTGTTGCAAGATACGAGTAATGGCGATAGAAATTTAGTCAATTCGCCGGCAATCGTTCACCGATTCGTTGGTCCTGGGTATGACTATGCGATTATGGAGTGTCGAATTCCTTATGAGGATTTGGATGCTACATCAATGGCAGGACAAAAAATTAGCATGAAAACACCACAATTAGGGATGCAAATTATCACGGCAGTTGGTGGAAGCACGGGTCCATTTGTTTTGGCCGGTGTCGGTGTAATTATTGCTGCATTTGGAATATTCAAATATCGAAAAAGAAAAATAGTTAAATAAAATAATGCAAATCATAATCGGTTTGCGTTATTTTTATGCATACGTGTTATACGAACTATTATTGGGAAAATCATTGACCTTGTTCGTAATATGCTGTATTTTTAATTCACCAAATCTAAATGTGGGGATTAATTATGTTTACTCCGGAAGAAATTTTACACAAGAGTATCAATGCAGGAACTAACAAGTTGAAAAAGACTTTGTTAGCTAAAATGATTTTAGGTTTTGTCGGTGGGGCGATGATTTCTTTAGGATTTCTCGCTTACGTGAGAGTGACGGCTTCGATTCCCAAAGATTTAGCCAGTATCAAGGCCTTAGTCGGTGGAGCAGTCTTTCCAATTGGTTTGATTGTGATTTTGTTAGCCGGTGGCGAATTGGCGACTGGGAATATGATGGCTGTTGGAACATCATTATTCGATAAAAAAGCTCACTTGTTAGATTACTTGAAAAATTTGTTGGTAATTACATTGTTTAATTTTATCGGTGCAATTTTTGTTGCCTACTTTTTTGGTCACGTGGTGGGATTGACGCATGCACAACCTTTCCAACAAGCGGTGATAGGTATTGCTAGTGCTAAGACTGATGCTAGTTTTGGGTCAGCTTTGATTTCTGGTATCGGCTGTAATTGGTTAGTCGGCTTGGCTGTTTGGTTATCCTTTGGAGCCAAAGATGCAGCCGGAAAGATTTTGGGAATTTGGTTTCCTATTATGATCTTTGTGGCAGTAGGATTCCAGCATAGTATTGCTAATTGTTTTATCATTCCCGCAGCGATTTTTGAGGGTGGCAGTACTTGGGGATTGTTCCTTCAAAACTTTATTCCTGTATATCTAGGTAATATCATCGGTGGATTAATTTTTGTGGCTGGTTTTTATTACTATAGTTATGCTGAGAAAAAATAAATAATGGTAATAATTAATACCACAGTGATGGAATATTCATTGTGGTATTTTTGTTGTCATAACGGCTCTTCTTTGAAATCGCTAGTCAATAATGGTAACATTATATAACTTTAATTTAAGAGGTTGTTATGATGACAGATAAATCTAAAGTTAGTGAATTAGATGAAAAACAAATTGAACAGGCACATCTCGATGATGTGGTTGATAAAATCAAGAAGTCTGAAACTAAACTTCAAGAACACATTACCGTCGCTGAAGAAGATCTAAAAGTTATTAATGATGCTTTTGATGACATCCATTTAGGTGTCAGTGGCGACTCAATTTCGATGGATGCGGCACTTTCGATTCATCAACAACAACAAATGCTTGATGAAAGAAATAACAGTTGGCAACAATCACGTCAACGTTTGGATATTTTAAAGAAACTGGAAAAGACACCATTTTTTGCCCGATTAGATTTCCAAGAAAAGGGTGAACCTAAAAGAGAATCAGTTTATATTGGTTTGAGTTCTTTTACTGATGAAAAAGATCATTTCTTAGTTTATGACTGGCGAGCACCAATTTCTTCAATTTACTATGATGGAAAATTGGGTGAAGTTACTTATCAAACTCCAGATGGTGAGCAATCGGTTGATTTATTTTTAAAACGTCAATTTTTAGTTGAAAATGGCAAAATCAAAGCCTATTTTGATACTCAAGAAACTATTGGGGACCAAATGTTACTAGAAGTCTTGGATGGTAAATCTTCGACCCACATGAAGGGTATCGTCAAGACTATTCAGAGTGAACAAAACAAGATCATTCGTGATACGAAATCCAAGTTATTGTTCGTTCAAGGAGCTGCCGGATCTGGTAAAACCTCAGCTATCTTACAAAGAATTGCTTTCTTGCTATATAGATATCGTGGGACATTGACTTCTAGTCAAGTAGTTATGTTCTCACCAAACTCATTATTTAATGACTATATCAAAGATGTTTTGCCTGAAATGGGTGAACAAAACATGGTTCAAATGACTTATAAGCAATTCCTAGCTCGTCGTTTGCCTAATTTAAGTGTAGAAACACTCTCAGAACAATTTGAAACTGTCGTTGATACAGAGAGCAAGAATATTGGGAAATTTGTCTCTGACCTTGAATTCTTCAAAATTATGACTAACTACAGCAAATTGCTAGGACAAAGTGGGATGGCCTTCAAGGATATTAAATTCCAAGGCAAAGTCTTCATTCCTAAGGAAAAAATTCAAGAGATTTATTACAGTTACGGTCCACAATACAACCTTGGTAATCGTTTGGATGCGACAGTCGATCGACTAGTTAAAATGTTGCGTCGTAAGATTGGTTCAGAAATGCGTTCCAAGTGGGTTTCTGAACGAATCGAAAACTTGAGTAAAGAACAATTACAAGCTCTTTATGTGACAGCTGATCAAGAATTCAAAAATGGCGATGAAGAAAGAAGATTCTTGGCTCGAAAGATTGTCACAACTATGATGCAAGGTGTTTATAAATATATCAAACACTTACGTTTCTTGAATGTAGCGGCCAACTATTTGAATTTCTTGAAGGCTGTACCTAAAATTGTTGATTTGCAAAAACATGGTATTACTGAAGAACAATGGAAAAAGTATGTCGAAGACTTTATTCAAAACTTTAATAATAAGCAAATTTCAATGAATGACCTCAGTCCATATTTGTACTTGTATGATTTAGTAACCGGCAAACACGGTGAATTGGAAATGAAATTCGTCTTTATCGATGAAATTCAAGATTACACGCCATTCCAACTAGCCTATATGAAGTACAAGTTCCCAAGAGCTCGTTACACAATGCTAGGTGACTTGAATCAATCGATTTTCACCAAGAAAAATAGTCAAACTCTGCTTTCCGAAGCCCAAAGTTTGTTCGATGCCGATGAAACTCGAGTGGTGCAATTAGTTCATTCATATCGTTCGACAAAACAAATTACGGACTTTACAAAAGCAATTTTGACGAATGGACAAAAAATTGAACCATTCAATCGAAATGGTGATTTGCCTAACCTTTGGCAAGCAAAATCAGAAGCAGAATCGGTTCAACAAGTTATCAATCAAATCAAATCTAATGATGAACATAAATATACAACGGCTATCATTGCTAAAACCTTAGAAGATGCTGATCATTTGCATAAGATGTTAAGTGAGCAAGGTGTTAGATCAACTTTGATTCGCTCTGAAAACCAACGTTTAGCAACTGGTACGATTGTCTTGCCATCATTCTTAGCTAAAGGTTTGGAATTCGATGCGGTTATTATGTGGGATGCTTCAAAGGACAAATTCGATGAAGATGAGCAACAGTTAGTTTATACGATTGCTTCTCGTGCTATGCATAGATTGACGATTACTTCGATCGGTGAATTGTCACAGTTATTGCAACGAGTACCAGAGAAGTATTACCAGATTGAAGAAAAAGCTTAATAAATTCAAAGAATACCTATTAGATTGGAGTCTAATAGGTATTTTTATTGTCGGAATTGTATTCTAGACTCTCTTGATGTTTTTTATACACCATGTAATAATATTAATTATGTTATTACGAGTTTGGGGATAAAATATGGATTATAAAAAAATATCAGGAATTGCCATTATTGTTTTATTTATCGCAGCTTTGGGGTACGGGGGTTACCAAGCTGTTGCTAATCAAACTAAAGATGTCAAAGTTGAGGCTAAGGATTCAGCTAAAGTGAAAAAGGCTCCTAAAAAAGAAGCTCCTTCACCTAAAAACGTCAAAGATGACAAAGATATGGTGCCATTGAAGGATTTTGATTATAATACAGCTTCAGAAAAGAAGGACTATCCTAATTTAGCAGATTATCCAGATGCCTTTGTCGACGTCGATATTGCAACACAAAGAATGTATATCAAAGAAGGTAAAACAATTCTTTATGAGATGTACGCATCAACTGGTAAAAAAGATGCCACACCAAAGGGCACTTATCATGTTCAAGGTGAACGTGGAGAATTTTTCTATACTCAACCATTGAAATTGGGTGCTTATTATTGGGTTTCATTTTTAAATCATGGCGAGTATTTGTTCCATACAACACCAACTGATGAACAAGGAAACTACGTCGAGTCAATTGCCAAGACTTTAGGTAGAGAACCATCATCACATGGTTGTATTCACTTGTCTGTGCCCGATTGTAAGTGGGTCTATGAGAATGTACCTTACGGTATGAAAGTCGTTATCCATGGTGATTTTAAAGCATAATAAAAGAGGTTAGTTGCGATTGCAACTAACTTCTTTTTTGCTATTTAGAGAGTAATTCTATTTTTTTAGTTCATTAGCGGCTGTTTCACCAGCAATTCGACCAGAATTCCAAGCAAAAGCACAACTGATACCTTCAAGAGTTGGATAAGAAGTATCATACATACCACTGGCGTTATTTCCAGTAACGAATAAATTAGGTAAAATTTGTCCGTCAGTCTTTAAAGCGTGTAGTTTATCATCGACTGAGATTCCACCAATAGTACCTAAAGTAGTTGATTGAGCTTTAATGGCATAGAATGGAGCTTTCGAAACATTAAATTTCAAAAATTCAGAATCTTTACCAAAATCACTATCATCTTTTTCAGATACGACATGATTGTATTGTTCAAAACTCTTTTCAAGAATAGTGGGGTCAAAATTCAATTTCTCAGCTAGATCTGCAATATTTTTACCACAAACGGCGGCACCTTGATCAATGGCTTCTTGTAAGTCGGAATCAATATTTTCAAAAGGACCAACGGCATGAGTCATCGGATCGTGTGAAAGGGTCTTGAAAGTTCTTTCAAAAGAATCAGTCCAATTTAATTTATTATTCTTCAAGTAATCGATTGTTTTTTGATCAAGTACAAAATAATAGTATCCACCGTTAGTGTAAGTAGTATTACCCCACAAGGAGAAGTCGTAGACGATGTCTTCATTAACGAATCTTTCGCCACGACGATTCAACCACAAGAAAGGTAAATTGGTTAAGGAGAAGATAGTATTGTTATGCCACTTAGGGTCATTTTTAGAAACAACTGATGCAGCGTGATTTTCAAAAACACCTAGG comes from Companilactobacillus pabuli and encodes:
- the helD gene encoding RNA polymerase recycling motor HelD, which gives rise to MMTDKSKVSELDEKQIEQAHLDDVVDKIKKSETKLQEHITVAEEDLKVINDAFDDIHLGVSGDSISMDAALSIHQQQQMLDERNNSWQQSRQRLDILKKLEKTPFFARLDFQEKGEPKRESVYIGLSSFTDEKDHFLVYDWRAPISSIYYDGKLGEVTYQTPDGEQSVDLFLKRQFLVENGKIKAYFDTQETIGDQMLLEVLDGKSSTHMKGIVKTIQSEQNKIIRDTKSKLLFVQGAAGSGKTSAILQRIAFLLYRYRGTLTSSQVVMFSPNSLFNDYIKDVLPEMGEQNMVQMTYKQFLARRLPNLSVETLSEQFETVVDTESKNIGKFVSDLEFFKIMTNYSKLLGQSGMAFKDIKFQGKVFIPKEKIQEIYYSYGPQYNLGNRLDATVDRLVKMLRRKIGSEMRSKWVSERIENLSKEQLQALYVTADQEFKNGDEERRFLARKIVTTMMQGVYKYIKHLRFLNVAANYLNFLKAVPKIVDLQKHGITEEQWKKYVEDFIQNFNNKQISMNDLSPYLYLYDLVTGKHGELEMKFVFIDEIQDYTPFQLAYMKYKFPRARYTMLGDLNQSIFTKKNSQTLLSEAQSLFDADETRVVQLVHSYRSTKQITDFTKAILTNGQKIEPFNRNGDLPNLWQAKSEAESVQQVINQIKSNDEHKYTTAIIAKTLEDADHLHKMLSEQGVRSTLIRSENQRLATGTIVLPSFLAKGLEFDAVIMWDASKDKFDEDEQQLVYTIASRAMHRLTITSIGELSQLLQRVPEKYYQIEEKA
- a CDS encoding L,D-transpeptidase, whose product is MDYKKISGIAIIVLFIAALGYGGYQAVANQTKDVKVEAKDSAKVKKAPKKEAPSPKNVKDDKDMVPLKDFDYNTASEKKDYPNLADYPDAFVDVDIATQRMYIKEGKTILYEMYASTGKKDATPKGTYHVQGERGEFFYTQPLKLGAYYWVSFLNHGEYLFHTTPTDEQGNYVESIAKTLGREPSSHGCIHLSVPDCKWVYENVPYGMKVVIHGDFKA
- a CDS encoding FAD-dependent oxidoreductase, encoding MNELQTDIVVIGAGASGIGAALAASEKGGKVLLLEKGDKFGGAGMFGAQGLFAAGSKLQKQNGINYSPNDAYKEMLSYTHYRSNTRLTKAIINKSADTIDWLAKNGLQTELVNNTQEVHQEHPRVYHQYIDKFDGFQKLMNNFTNNGGQLLTKTVVESINYSADNLIKLIINQDGDSKQITCSKVIFSDGGYVGNQEMVDKYLTIDSKDLYSMGERKATGDGIKMLTELGADNSGLGVFENHAASVVSKNDPKWHNNTIFSLTNLPFLWLNRRGERFVNEDIVYDFSLWGNTTYTNGGYYYFVLDQKTIDYLKNNKLNWTDSFERTFKTLSHDPMTHAVGPFENIDSDLQEAIDQGAAVCGKNIADLAEKLNFDPTILEKSFEQYNHVVSEKDDSDFGKDSEFLKFNVSKAPFYAIKAQSTTLGTIGGISVDDKLHALKTDGQILPNLFVTGNNASGMYDTSYPTLEGISCAFAWNSGRIAGETAANELKK